A portion of the Chryseobacterium tructae genome contains these proteins:
- a CDS encoding sensor protein KdpD, translating into MSSAKHFLELIQKSRKGKFKIYIGMSAGVGKTFRMLQEAHALFRNGIDVKIGYIETHDREETVALAEGIPEIERKSVFYKGKNLEEMDLQAIINEHPEVVLVDELAHTNVEGSKNKKRWQDVLEILDSGINVISAMNIQHIESLNEEVKKITGIEVAERVPDKILALADEVVNIDLTADELLTRLKEGKIYKKEKIQTALSHFFQSGHILQLRELALKEVATHVERKVETEIKTENFKPIKFLACISSNEKIAKTIIRKTARLASYYNSPWTVLYIQKPSETPEKIALDKQRYLINNFNLAQELGAKVVRIKESSVHNGILEFVIAHNITTVCIGKPHAKFWQRVLGYSWIYTLMNRLNERQIDIIILS; encoded by the coding sequence ATGTCATCAGCGAAACATTTTTTAGAACTGATCCAGAAATCCCGAAAAGGGAAATTCAAAATTTATATCGGGATGAGTGCAGGTGTCGGAAAAACTTTCCGAATGCTTCAGGAAGCACATGCTCTTTTTCGAAATGGAATTGATGTAAAGATCGGCTATATAGAAACCCATGATCGGGAAGAAACGGTAGCTCTTGCAGAAGGAATTCCGGAAATAGAAAGAAAATCGGTCTTTTATAAAGGTAAAAATCTGGAGGAAATGGATCTTCAGGCCATTATCAATGAACATCCGGAAGTGGTACTTGTGGATGAATTGGCTCATACCAATGTGGAAGGTTCTAAAAATAAAAAGAGATGGCAGGATGTGTTGGAGATTCTGGATAGCGGAATCAATGTCATCAGTGCGATGAATATCCAACATATTGAAAGCCTGAACGAAGAAGTTAAGAAAATAACCGGTATTGAAGTCGCCGAAAGAGTTCCGGATAAAATTTTGGCACTGGCAGATGAAGTAGTTAATATAGATCTTACTGCTGATGAGTTGCTTACCCGACTAAAAGAAGGGAAGATCTATAAAAAAGAAAAAATTCAGACAGCACTTAGTCATTTCTTTCAAAGCGGACATATTCTCCAGCTTCGTGAACTTGCTTTAAAAGAAGTAGCGACGCATGTGGAAAGGAAAGTGGAAACTGAAATCAAAACCGAGAATTTTAAACCTATAAAATTTCTAGCCTGTATCAGCAGTAATGAGAAAATTGCAAAAACCATCATCAGGAAAACAGCCCGACTGGCAAGCTATTACAACAGTCCATGGACGGTTCTCTACATTCAAAAACCTTCAGAGACTCCTGAAAAAATAGCGTTAGACAAGCAGCGGTATTTGATTAATAATTTTAATTTAGCGCAGGAATTAGGGGCAAAGGTTGTCAGGATAAAAGAAAGCAGCGTGCATAATGGTATTCTTGAATTTGTGATTGCCCATAATATCACTACGGTTTGTATCGGAAAACCTCATGCCAAATTTTGGCAGCGCGTGCTTGGATATAGCTGGATTTATACGCTGATGAACAGACTGAATGAAAGACAAATAGATATTATTATTTTATCTTAA
- a CDS encoding porin: MLGTFFSKAQSSDSLKTGNKLTFSAYAELFYTYDFNEPGNHFRQNFLYSYNRHNELNLNLGLVKANYQSENLRANLALMGGTYAQDNMAAEQGALRYINEANIGIKISKNKNLWIDAGIMPSHIGWESAIGKDNLNLTRSFAAENSPYFETGAKISYTSDNGKWFLSGLVLNGWQRITKAEGNQSISFGHQVTYKPNDKITLNSSSFIGNDKAKNEKRMRYFHDLYGSFQLTDQFSALLGFDIGAEQKSKGSEQYNIWYSPNIQAKYQIDPKWALAGRLEYYNDKNGVIISTGTPNGFQTFGYSLNVDYAVFKNVVFRTEARGFTSKDAIFVKNDGVKQGNFFVTTSLAVWF, from the coding sequence ATGTTGGGAACATTTTTCTCAAAAGCACAATCATCAGACTCATTAAAAACAGGAAATAAACTTACATTTTCTGCGTATGCAGAACTCTTTTATACCTATGATTTTAATGAGCCGGGAAACCATTTTCGTCAAAATTTTTTATACTCTTATAACAGACACAATGAATTGAACCTTAATCTGGGATTGGTAAAAGCCAATTATCAAAGTGAAAACCTTCGAGCCAACCTTGCTTTAATGGGCGGAACCTACGCACAGGATAATATGGCAGCAGAACAGGGTGCTTTACGATACATCAATGAAGCCAACATAGGAATCAAAATTTCAAAAAATAAAAACCTATGGATTGATGCCGGAATCATGCCTTCTCATATTGGTTGGGAAAGTGCAATAGGGAAAGATAATCTCAATCTGACAAGAAGTTTTGCTGCAGAAAATTCGCCTTATTTTGAAACAGGAGCCAAGATCTCGTATACCTCAGACAATGGGAAATGGTTTCTAAGTGGATTGGTTTTGAATGGTTGGCAGCGTATTACTAAAGCAGAAGGTAATCAGAGTATTTCCTTTGGGCATCAGGTAACGTACAAGCCAAATGATAAGATTACGCTGAACAGCAGCTCATTTATTGGAAATGATAAAGCTAAGAATGAAAAAAGAATGCGTTATTTCCATGATTTGTATGGAAGTTTTCAGCTGACAGATCAATTTTCTGCATTGTTGGGATTTGATATAGGAGCAGAACAGAAATCAAAAGGAAGTGAGCAGTACAATATCTGGTATAGTCCTAATATACAGGCAAAATATCAGATTGATCCTAAATGGGCGCTGGCAGGCAGATTAGAATATTATAATGATAAAAATGGAGTGATTATCAGTACCGGAACTCCAAATGGTTTTCAAACCTTTGGATATTCATTGAATGTAGATTATGCTGTTTTCAAAAATGTTGTTTTCCGTACTGAAGCAAGAGGATTTACCTCTAAAGATGCCATTTTTGTGAAAAATGATGGTGTGAAACAAGGGAATTTTTTTGTGACAACAAGTTTAGCAGTTTGGTTTTAA
- the kdpC gene encoding K(+)-transporting ATPase subunit C: MKNHIVSAFRLTLIMLVVVGIYLGIVYGGSKVLPTQGNAEIINYKGQKFYANIGQEFKSEKYFHGRPSSINYNAAGSGGSNKGPSNKEYLETVQKRMDTLKLQNPEMQNVKIPVELVTASGSGLDPDISEEGALYQAMRIAKMRNLPVDQINNLIKNQTEKPFLGLFGPSKVNVLKLNIALDQLK, encoded by the coding sequence ATGAAAAATCATATTGTTTCAGCATTCAGATTAACTCTTATTATGTTGGTTGTTGTAGGTATTTATTTGGGGATTGTCTATGGAGGATCAAAAGTATTGCCTACCCAGGGAAATGCAGAGATCATTAATTATAAAGGACAGAAGTTCTATGCCAATATCGGTCAGGAATTTAAATCTGAGAAGTATTTTCATGGCCGGCCTTCTTCTATAAATTATAATGCAGCAGGAAGTGGAGGAAGTAACAAAGGGCCAAGCAATAAAGAATATTTGGAGACTGTGCAGAAAAGAATGGATACTTTGAAATTACAGAATCCGGAAATGCAAAATGTAAAAATTCCTGTAGAGCTGGTAACTGCAAGCGGAAGCGGATTAGATCCTGATATTTCAGAAGAGGGCGCATTGTATCAGGCAATGAGAATTGCTAAGATGAGAAACCTTCCAGTGGATCAAATCAATAATTTAATTAAAAATCAAACTGAAAAGCCATTTTTAGGACTATTCGGGCCATCGAAAGTGAATGTTTTAAAACTTAACATCGCTTTGGATCAATTAAAGTAA